The proteins below are encoded in one region of Lepisosteus oculatus isolate fLepOcu1 chromosome 10, fLepOcu1.hap2, whole genome shotgun sequence:
- the anln gene encoding anillin isoform X2 — translation MDPFTEKLLERTRARRENLQKKMAERPTAANRLIAKRARDPLTETNILPEQPAEAVQPSTKPSPSKRRCSDNKEAPATGEENREPVIQEAVPKTAETDRKPAVASLSSSARPAPEFDKKEEEIPAHSTRSIKSRMQKLVDQRQYWDNEGDAVDNGYISSIKPQRQDPSPPKQPLVSGSSETPAGRKGRFANLAATIGSWEDDLSHPSVKRNNAQAQPGTTCLSKPSATNGASACASSASVKPSTASYSQKTAEASLNKPVLSGEQSSVHLPVQSTRVVPPNPQKAETPEPRSVLPTNRNIPSSPQKTTRLTTQSASNTGRLISSPQKINLPSHQAALPPRSVFSPSPKKPELSKAQASGEIGRFNSQSPQKSQPPKELPAFQAGKVSPNVRKTEVNSTPQAKATSSAPLTREQLVKDGSLQQPKNTAVTPGGSGVKSFLERFGERCQERTVQSPPYSAQGHRTPAVTPNTKQVQERLKSHQSGTATADLAQKQKQERERELASIRNRFQKGSMWKSDKNESSDTKDLPSSSGIAYEPLGQPRDTPQSESKPASHPEDVTPTSSSLKSSGTSLNSLKEDAIVSSSSTSSPLKKVAFTEEEKNLPEPLEDKREKQDISAGNQEIEMNVDEEINSAGVIDELFDEEDDNEQRPRSPLAKLPGQDRLEDEEEQDVEDDEDPLNISSMSLLTPLAETVASVVTSPEASTPTSTAREKGKTPEGKRPTRYQRARVHRAESIESVDSVADDQNLLYSIDAYRSTRIKEVDRPHVKQVIVRKEDVSQKLEENRSVGQVNIKQKMKFFNNEINMQQTVIHQASQALNCCVDEEHGKGSQVEAEAERLLLIATERRAALLKELNKLKGEGPSAQKKTPSTCKAQDASCSASKGSISLFELRLPLKADFVCSAHKPESANYYFFIMIRAGAENTVATPLACTQNALSGDALSFPTKFTLSDVSNDFEIDVEIYCLVQKRELPSDKRKKANKSKAITPKRLLTSITKSSLQTPVMASPGGPNAVRTSSFALVGSHKLTLTSIGKNKFVLDKMKYEGNDKQLLGDMFQYKVPFLCPLEGHIYLKLQCQVGSSIEERGFLTMFEDVSGFGAWHRRWCVLSGYCISYWTYPDDEKRKNPIGRINLANCTSRKIEPANREFCARPNTFELITVRPQREEDKETLVSQCRNTLCVTKNWLSADTKDERNLWMQKLNQVLVDLRMWQPDSCYRPT, via the exons ATGGATCCTTTTACGGAG AAACTCCTTGAGCGCACTCGTGCCCGCAGAGAGAATCTGCAGAAGAAAATGGCAGAGAGACCCACGGCAGCCAACAGGCTGATAGCAAAAAGAGCCAGAGATCCCCTTACAGAAACTAACATTCTGCCTGAGCAGCCAGCTGAGGCAG TTCAACCTTCCACCAAGCCGTCTCCATCTAAGCGAAGGTGTTCTGATAACAAAGAGGCCCCAGCCACAGGGGAAGAGAATAGAGAGCCTGTAATCCAGGAGGCTGTGCCTAAAACCGCGGAGACTGACAGAAAGCCCGCTGTAGCTTCTCTGAGCAGCTCCGCAAGGCCTGCCCCAGAGTTTGACAAGAAGGAAGAGGAGATCCCGGCCCACTCAACCAGATCCATAAAATCTCGCATGCAGAAGCTGGTTGATCAAAGACAGTACTGGGACAACGAAG GTGATGCTGTAGATAATGGATATATTTCATCTATCAAGCCACAAAGACAAGACCCTTCCCCTCCCAAACAGCCCCTGGTGTCTGGCTCCTCTGAGACTCCAGCAGGAAGGAAAGGCCGATTTGCTAACCTTGCAGCCACTATTGGCTCGTGGGAAGATGACCTCAGCCATCCATCTGTAAAGCGAAACAATGCAcaagcacagcctggcaccacTTGTTTATCAAAACCATCCGCTACCAATGGGGCATCTGCTTGTGCTAGCAGCGCCAGTGTAAAGCCAAGCACTGCATCATATTCTCAAAAGACTGCTGAAGCATCATTGAATAAACCAGTCCTTTCTGGTGAACAG agttcCGTCCATCTGCCTGTTCAGTCAACCAGAGTAGTTCCACCAAATCCTCAGAAAGCTGAGACACCAGAACCCCGATCTGTGCTGCCAACCAACAGAAACATCCCATCTAGCCCTCAGAAAACAACTCGATTGACGACTCAATCTGCTTCAAATACAGGAAGACTGATTTCAAGTCCTCAGAAAATTAACCTTCCCAGCCACCAGGCTGCACTTCCTCCTAGGAGCGTTTTCTCTCCTAGTCCCAAGAAACCAGAATTATCAAAAGCTCAAGCTTCAGGTGAGATAGGAAGATTTAATTCCCAAAGCCCACAGAAATCTCAGCCACCCAAAGAACTCCCTGCATTTCAAGCAGGAAAAGTCTCTCCTAATGTGAGGAAAACTGAGGTCAACTCCACTCCACAAGCCAAAGCAACCTCTTCAGCTCCTCTGACAAGAGAACAACTCGTCAAAGACGGCTCACTCCAGCAGCCGAAAAACACAGCAGTTACACCAG GTGGAAGTGGTGTGAAGTCTTTTCTAGAACGGTTTGGAGAACGCTGCCAGGAGCGCACAGTCCAGAGTCCCCCATATTCCGCCCAGGGACACAGAACTCCCGCTGTCACGCCAAACACGAAGCAAGTTCAAGAAAGACTGAAGTCACACCAGTCAGGCACCGCAACTGCAGATCTCGctcagaaacagaaacaa GAGCGTGAAAGGGAACTCGCATCGATCCGGAATCGTTTCCAGAAGGGCAGCATGTGGAAGAGCGACAAAAATGAAAGCTCAGACACAAAAGACCTGCCTTCCTCAAGT GGGATTGCATATGAACCACTGGGACAGCCTCGGGATACTCCACAGTCTGAGAGTAAACCAGCATCTCATCCAGAAGATGTGACCCCAACCAGCTCGTCTTTGAAATCCTCAGGCACCTCTTTGA ACTCACTCAAAGAGGACGCGATTGTCAGCAGTTCTTCCACATCTAGTCCCCTGAAGAAAGTTGCGTTCACAGAGGAAGAGAAGAACTTGCCTGAGCCTCTAGAagacaaaagggaaaaacaagatatat CGGCAGGGAATCAGGAGATTGAGATGAATGTGGATGAAGAGATCAATAGCGCTGGGGTCATCGATGAGCTGTTTGATGAGGAAGACGATAACGAGCAGCGTCCACGGAGCCCCCTAGCAAAGCTTCCCGGACAGGATCGGTTGGAGGATGAAGAGGAGCAGGATGTTGAAGATGATGAGGATCCTCTGAATATTTCCTCGATGTCCCTTCTGACTCCCCTGGCCGAGACAGTGGCTTCTGTGGTCACAAGTCCAGAG GCATCTACCCCAACAAGCACAGCTCGTGAGAAAGGCAAAACGCCAGAAGGGAAAAGACCCACCAGATACCAAAGAGCTCGAGTTCATCGGGCTGAATCGATTGAAAGTGTTGACTCTGTGGCTGATGACCAAAACCTCCTGTACAG CATCGATGCTTATCGATCAACGAGAATTAAGGAAGTAGATCGACCTCACGTTAAGCAAGTGATTGTCCGTAAAGAAGATGTTTCCCAAAAGCTTGAAGAGAACAGGAGTGTAGGCCAAGTGAACATTAAGCAGAAAATGAAG TTTTTTAATAATGAGATCAATATGCAACAGACTGTGATTCATCAGGCCAGCCAAGCTCTGAATTGCTGTGTGGACGAGGAGCATGGGAAAGGATCTCAGGTGGAGGCTGAAGCAGAAAGGCTTCTTCTCATTGCCA cCGAGAGGAGAGCAGCGTTGCTGAAAGAGCTGAATAAACTAAAAGGCGAGGGGCCGTCGGCTCAGAAGAAGACTCCCAGCACATGTAAAGCTCAGGATGCTAGCTGCTCTGCGTCAAAGGGATCCATCTCTCTGTTTGAGTTGCGTCTTCCTCTAAAAGCTGACTTTGTTTGTTCTGCACACAAACCTg AATCGGCaaactattattttttcataatgaTCCGGGCTGGAGCTGAAAATACTGTGGCGACACCCCTAGCATGTACTCAGAATGCTCTGAGTGGAGATGCCCTTAGCTTTCCAACTAAATTCACACT TTCTGATGTCTCCAATGACTTTGAAATAGATGTAGAGATTTATTGCCTG GTGCAAAAGCGAGAACTACCTTCTGACAAGCgcaaaaaagcaaataaatcaaAG GCAATTACTCCCAAGCGACTTCTTACTTCTATTACT aaAAGCAGCCTTCAGACTCcgg TCATGGCCAGCCCTGGAGGACCGAATGCTGTTCGTACCAGTAGTTTTGCCCTTGTTGGATCACACAAGCTGACTCTGACGTCTATTGGGAAAAACAAGTTTGTCCTTGATAAG atGAAATATGAAGGGAACGACAAGCAACTTCTCGGTGATATGTTTCAGTACAAG GTGCCATTTTTGTGCCCTCTGGAAGGTCATATTTACTTAAAACTTCAATGTCAGGTGGGATCATCGATCGAAGAAAGAGGGTTTTTG ACAATGTTTGAAGATGTGAGTGGCTTTGGGGCTTGGCACAGAAGATGGTGTGTTCTCTCCGGCTATTGCATTTCTTATTGGACATACCCAGATGATGAGAAGCGCAag AATCCCATTGGTCGAATAAACCTAGCGAATTGCACCAGCAGGAAGATTGAACCTGCGAACCGGGAATTCTGTGCTCGACCCAATACCTTTGAATTAATCACCGTCAGACCTCAGAGAGAAGAAGACAAAGAGACTCTGGTTAGCCAGTGCAGGAATACGCTGTGTGTTACCAA GAATTGGCTAAGTGCTGACACCAAAGACGAACGTAATTTGTGGATGCAGAAGCTAAACCAGGTTTTAGTTGATCTTCGAATGTGGCAGCCAGACTCCTGCTATAGACCCACCTGA
- the anln gene encoding anillin isoform X1, with product MDPFTEKLLERTRARRENLQKKMAERPTAANRLIAKRARDPLTETNILPEQPAEAVQPSTKPSPSKRRCSDNKEAPATGEENREPVIQEAVPKTAETDRKPAVASLSSSARPAPEFDKKEEEIPAHSTRSIKSRMQKLVDQRQYWDNEGDAVDNGYISSIKPQRQDPSPPKQPLVSGSSETPAGRKGRFANLAATIGSWEDDLSHPSVKRNNAQAQPGTTCLSKPSATNGASACASSASVKPSTASYSQKTAEASLNKPVLSGEQSSVHLPVQSTRVVPPNPQKAETPEPRSVLPTNRNIPSSPQKTTRLTTQSASNTGRLISSPQKINLPSHQAALPPRSVFSPSPKKPELSKAQASGEIGRFNSQSPQKSQPPKELPAFQAGKVSPNVRKTEVNSTPQAKATSSAPLTREQLVKDGSLQQPKNTAVTPGGSGVKSFLERFGERCQERTVQSPPYSAQGHRTPAVTPNTKQVQERLKSHQSGTATADLAQKQKQERERELASIRNRFQKGSMWKSDKNESSDTKDLPSSSGIAYEPLGQPRDTPQSESKPASHPEDVTPTSSSLKSSGTSLNSLKEDAIVSSSSTSSPLKKVAFTEEEKNLPEPLEDKREKQDISAGNQEIEMNVDEEINSAGVIDELFDEEDDNEQRPRSPLAKLPGQDRLEDEEEQDVEDDEDPLNISSMSLLTPLAETVASVVTSPEFFPKASTPTSTAREKGKTPEGKRPTRYQRARVHRAESIESVDSVADDQNLLYSIDAYRSTRIKEVDRPHVKQVIVRKEDVSQKLEENRSVGQVNIKQKMKFFNNEINMQQTVIHQASQALNCCVDEEHGKGSQVEAEAERLLLIATERRAALLKELNKLKGEGPSAQKKTPSTCKAQDASCSASKGSISLFELRLPLKADFVCSAHKPESANYYFFIMIRAGAENTVATPLACTQNALSGDALSFPTKFTLSDVSNDFEIDVEIYCLVQKRELPSDKRKKANKSKAITPKRLLTSITKSSLQTPVMASPGGPNAVRTSSFALVGSHKLTLTSIGKNKFVLDKMKYEGNDKQLLGDMFQYKVPFLCPLEGHIYLKLQCQVGSSIEERGFLTMFEDVSGFGAWHRRWCVLSGYCISYWTYPDDEKRKNPIGRINLANCTSRKIEPANREFCARPNTFELITVRPQREEDKETLVSQCRNTLCVTKNWLSADTKDERNLWMQKLNQVLVDLRMWQPDSCYRPT from the exons ATGGATCCTTTTACGGAG AAACTCCTTGAGCGCACTCGTGCCCGCAGAGAGAATCTGCAGAAGAAAATGGCAGAGAGACCCACGGCAGCCAACAGGCTGATAGCAAAAAGAGCCAGAGATCCCCTTACAGAAACTAACATTCTGCCTGAGCAGCCAGCTGAGGCAG TTCAACCTTCCACCAAGCCGTCTCCATCTAAGCGAAGGTGTTCTGATAACAAAGAGGCCCCAGCCACAGGGGAAGAGAATAGAGAGCCTGTAATCCAGGAGGCTGTGCCTAAAACCGCGGAGACTGACAGAAAGCCCGCTGTAGCTTCTCTGAGCAGCTCCGCAAGGCCTGCCCCAGAGTTTGACAAGAAGGAAGAGGAGATCCCGGCCCACTCAACCAGATCCATAAAATCTCGCATGCAGAAGCTGGTTGATCAAAGACAGTACTGGGACAACGAAG GTGATGCTGTAGATAATGGATATATTTCATCTATCAAGCCACAAAGACAAGACCCTTCCCCTCCCAAACAGCCCCTGGTGTCTGGCTCCTCTGAGACTCCAGCAGGAAGGAAAGGCCGATTTGCTAACCTTGCAGCCACTATTGGCTCGTGGGAAGATGACCTCAGCCATCCATCTGTAAAGCGAAACAATGCAcaagcacagcctggcaccacTTGTTTATCAAAACCATCCGCTACCAATGGGGCATCTGCTTGTGCTAGCAGCGCCAGTGTAAAGCCAAGCACTGCATCATATTCTCAAAAGACTGCTGAAGCATCATTGAATAAACCAGTCCTTTCTGGTGAACAG agttcCGTCCATCTGCCTGTTCAGTCAACCAGAGTAGTTCCACCAAATCCTCAGAAAGCTGAGACACCAGAACCCCGATCTGTGCTGCCAACCAACAGAAACATCCCATCTAGCCCTCAGAAAACAACTCGATTGACGACTCAATCTGCTTCAAATACAGGAAGACTGATTTCAAGTCCTCAGAAAATTAACCTTCCCAGCCACCAGGCTGCACTTCCTCCTAGGAGCGTTTTCTCTCCTAGTCCCAAGAAACCAGAATTATCAAAAGCTCAAGCTTCAGGTGAGATAGGAAGATTTAATTCCCAAAGCCCACAGAAATCTCAGCCACCCAAAGAACTCCCTGCATTTCAAGCAGGAAAAGTCTCTCCTAATGTGAGGAAAACTGAGGTCAACTCCACTCCACAAGCCAAAGCAACCTCTTCAGCTCCTCTGACAAGAGAACAACTCGTCAAAGACGGCTCACTCCAGCAGCCGAAAAACACAGCAGTTACACCAG GTGGAAGTGGTGTGAAGTCTTTTCTAGAACGGTTTGGAGAACGCTGCCAGGAGCGCACAGTCCAGAGTCCCCCATATTCCGCCCAGGGACACAGAACTCCCGCTGTCACGCCAAACACGAAGCAAGTTCAAGAAAGACTGAAGTCACACCAGTCAGGCACCGCAACTGCAGATCTCGctcagaaacagaaacaa GAGCGTGAAAGGGAACTCGCATCGATCCGGAATCGTTTCCAGAAGGGCAGCATGTGGAAGAGCGACAAAAATGAAAGCTCAGACACAAAAGACCTGCCTTCCTCAAGT GGGATTGCATATGAACCACTGGGACAGCCTCGGGATACTCCACAGTCTGAGAGTAAACCAGCATCTCATCCAGAAGATGTGACCCCAACCAGCTCGTCTTTGAAATCCTCAGGCACCTCTTTGA ACTCACTCAAAGAGGACGCGATTGTCAGCAGTTCTTCCACATCTAGTCCCCTGAAGAAAGTTGCGTTCACAGAGGAAGAGAAGAACTTGCCTGAGCCTCTAGAagacaaaagggaaaaacaagatatat CGGCAGGGAATCAGGAGATTGAGATGAATGTGGATGAAGAGATCAATAGCGCTGGGGTCATCGATGAGCTGTTTGATGAGGAAGACGATAACGAGCAGCGTCCACGGAGCCCCCTAGCAAAGCTTCCCGGACAGGATCGGTTGGAGGATGAAGAGGAGCAGGATGTTGAAGATGATGAGGATCCTCTGAATATTTCCTCGATGTCCCTTCTGACTCCCCTGGCCGAGACAGTGGCTTCTGTGGTCACAAGTCCAGAG TTCTTTCCAAAGGCATCTACCCCAACAAGCACAGCTCGTGAGAAAGGCAAAACGCCAGAAGGGAAAAGACCCACCAGATACCAAAGAGCTCGAGTTCATCGGGCTGAATCGATTGAAAGTGTTGACTCTGTGGCTGATGACCAAAACCTCCTGTACAG CATCGATGCTTATCGATCAACGAGAATTAAGGAAGTAGATCGACCTCACGTTAAGCAAGTGATTGTCCGTAAAGAAGATGTTTCCCAAAAGCTTGAAGAGAACAGGAGTGTAGGCCAAGTGAACATTAAGCAGAAAATGAAG TTTTTTAATAATGAGATCAATATGCAACAGACTGTGATTCATCAGGCCAGCCAAGCTCTGAATTGCTGTGTGGACGAGGAGCATGGGAAAGGATCTCAGGTGGAGGCTGAAGCAGAAAGGCTTCTTCTCATTGCCA cCGAGAGGAGAGCAGCGTTGCTGAAAGAGCTGAATAAACTAAAAGGCGAGGGGCCGTCGGCTCAGAAGAAGACTCCCAGCACATGTAAAGCTCAGGATGCTAGCTGCTCTGCGTCAAAGGGATCCATCTCTCTGTTTGAGTTGCGTCTTCCTCTAAAAGCTGACTTTGTTTGTTCTGCACACAAACCTg AATCGGCaaactattattttttcataatgaTCCGGGCTGGAGCTGAAAATACTGTGGCGACACCCCTAGCATGTACTCAGAATGCTCTGAGTGGAGATGCCCTTAGCTTTCCAACTAAATTCACACT TTCTGATGTCTCCAATGACTTTGAAATAGATGTAGAGATTTATTGCCTG GTGCAAAAGCGAGAACTACCTTCTGACAAGCgcaaaaaagcaaataaatcaaAG GCAATTACTCCCAAGCGACTTCTTACTTCTATTACT aaAAGCAGCCTTCAGACTCcgg TCATGGCCAGCCCTGGAGGACCGAATGCTGTTCGTACCAGTAGTTTTGCCCTTGTTGGATCACACAAGCTGACTCTGACGTCTATTGGGAAAAACAAGTTTGTCCTTGATAAG atGAAATATGAAGGGAACGACAAGCAACTTCTCGGTGATATGTTTCAGTACAAG GTGCCATTTTTGTGCCCTCTGGAAGGTCATATTTACTTAAAACTTCAATGTCAGGTGGGATCATCGATCGAAGAAAGAGGGTTTTTG ACAATGTTTGAAGATGTGAGTGGCTTTGGGGCTTGGCACAGAAGATGGTGTGTTCTCTCCGGCTATTGCATTTCTTATTGGACATACCCAGATGATGAGAAGCGCAag AATCCCATTGGTCGAATAAACCTAGCGAATTGCACCAGCAGGAAGATTGAACCTGCGAACCGGGAATTCTGTGCTCGACCCAATACCTTTGAATTAATCACCGTCAGACCTCAGAGAGAAGAAGACAAAGAGACTCTGGTTAGCCAGTGCAGGAATACGCTGTGTGTTACCAA GAATTGGCTAAGTGCTGACACCAAAGACGAACGTAATTTGTGGATGCAGAAGCTAAACCAGGTTTTAGTTGATCTTCGAATGTGGCAGCCAGACTCCTGCTATAGACCCACCTGA
- the anln gene encoding anillin isoform X3 yields MDPFTEKLLERTRARRENLQKKMAERPTAANRLIAKRARDPLTETNILPEQPAEAVQPSTKPSPSKRRCSDNKEAPATGEENREPVIQEAVPKTAETDRKPAVASLSSSARPAPEFDKKEEEIPAHSTRSIKSRMQKLVDQRQYWDNEGDAVDNGYISSIKPQRQDPSPPKQPLVSGSSETPAGRKGRFANLAATIGSWEDDLSHPSVKRNNAQAQPGTTCLSKPSATNGASACASSASVKPSTASYSQKTAEASLNKPVLSGEQSSVHLPVQSTRVVPPNPQKAETPEPRSVLPTNRNIPSSPQKTTRLTTQSASNTGRLISSPQKINLPSHQAALPPRSVFSPSPKKPELSKAQASGEIGRFNSQSPQKSQPPKELPAFQAGKVSPNVRKTEVNSTPQAKATSSAPLTREQLVKDGSLQQPKNTAVTPGGSGVKSFLERFGERCQERTVQSPPYSAQGHRTPAVTPNTKQVQERLKSHQSGTATADLAQKQKQERERELASIRNRFQKGSMWKSDKNESSDTKDLPSSSGIAYEPLGQPRDTPQSESKPASHPEDVTPTSSSLKSSGTSLNSLKEDAIVSSSSTSSPLKKVAFTEEEKNLPEPLEDKREKQDISAGNQEIEMNVDEEINSAGVIDELFDEEDDNEQRPRSPLAKLPGQDRLEDEEEQDVEDDEDPLNISSMSLLTPLAETVASVVTSPEFFPKASTPTSTAREKGKTPEGKRPTRYQRARVHRAESIESVDSVADDQNLLYSIDAYRSTRIKEVDRPHVKQVIVRKEDVSQKLEENRSVGQVNIKQKMKFFNNEINMQQTVIHQASQALNCCVDEEHGKGSQVEAEAERLLLIATERRAALLKELNKLKGEGPSAQKKTPSTCKAQDASCSASKGSISLFELRLPLKADFVCSAHKPESANYYFFIMIRAGAENTVATPLACTQNALSGDALSFPTKFTLSDVSNDFEIDVEIYCLVQKRELPSDKRKKANKSKAITPKRLLTSITKSSLQTPVMASPGGPNAVRTSSFALVGSHKLTLTSIGKNKFVLDKVPFLCPLEGHIYLKLQCQVGSSIEERGFLTMFEDVSGFGAWHRRWCVLSGYCISYWTYPDDEKRKNPIGRINLANCTSRKIEPANREFCARPNTFELITVRPQREEDKETLVSQCRNTLCVTKNWLSADTKDERNLWMQKLNQVLVDLRMWQPDSCYRPT; encoded by the exons ATGGATCCTTTTACGGAG AAACTCCTTGAGCGCACTCGTGCCCGCAGAGAGAATCTGCAGAAGAAAATGGCAGAGAGACCCACGGCAGCCAACAGGCTGATAGCAAAAAGAGCCAGAGATCCCCTTACAGAAACTAACATTCTGCCTGAGCAGCCAGCTGAGGCAG TTCAACCTTCCACCAAGCCGTCTCCATCTAAGCGAAGGTGTTCTGATAACAAAGAGGCCCCAGCCACAGGGGAAGAGAATAGAGAGCCTGTAATCCAGGAGGCTGTGCCTAAAACCGCGGAGACTGACAGAAAGCCCGCTGTAGCTTCTCTGAGCAGCTCCGCAAGGCCTGCCCCAGAGTTTGACAAGAAGGAAGAGGAGATCCCGGCCCACTCAACCAGATCCATAAAATCTCGCATGCAGAAGCTGGTTGATCAAAGACAGTACTGGGACAACGAAG GTGATGCTGTAGATAATGGATATATTTCATCTATCAAGCCACAAAGACAAGACCCTTCCCCTCCCAAACAGCCCCTGGTGTCTGGCTCCTCTGAGACTCCAGCAGGAAGGAAAGGCCGATTTGCTAACCTTGCAGCCACTATTGGCTCGTGGGAAGATGACCTCAGCCATCCATCTGTAAAGCGAAACAATGCAcaagcacagcctggcaccacTTGTTTATCAAAACCATCCGCTACCAATGGGGCATCTGCTTGTGCTAGCAGCGCCAGTGTAAAGCCAAGCACTGCATCATATTCTCAAAAGACTGCTGAAGCATCATTGAATAAACCAGTCCTTTCTGGTGAACAG agttcCGTCCATCTGCCTGTTCAGTCAACCAGAGTAGTTCCACCAAATCCTCAGAAAGCTGAGACACCAGAACCCCGATCTGTGCTGCCAACCAACAGAAACATCCCATCTAGCCCTCAGAAAACAACTCGATTGACGACTCAATCTGCTTCAAATACAGGAAGACTGATTTCAAGTCCTCAGAAAATTAACCTTCCCAGCCACCAGGCTGCACTTCCTCCTAGGAGCGTTTTCTCTCCTAGTCCCAAGAAACCAGAATTATCAAAAGCTCAAGCTTCAGGTGAGATAGGAAGATTTAATTCCCAAAGCCCACAGAAATCTCAGCCACCCAAAGAACTCCCTGCATTTCAAGCAGGAAAAGTCTCTCCTAATGTGAGGAAAACTGAGGTCAACTCCACTCCACAAGCCAAAGCAACCTCTTCAGCTCCTCTGACAAGAGAACAACTCGTCAAAGACGGCTCACTCCAGCAGCCGAAAAACACAGCAGTTACACCAG GTGGAAGTGGTGTGAAGTCTTTTCTAGAACGGTTTGGAGAACGCTGCCAGGAGCGCACAGTCCAGAGTCCCCCATATTCCGCCCAGGGACACAGAACTCCCGCTGTCACGCCAAACACGAAGCAAGTTCAAGAAAGACTGAAGTCACACCAGTCAGGCACCGCAACTGCAGATCTCGctcagaaacagaaacaa GAGCGTGAAAGGGAACTCGCATCGATCCGGAATCGTTTCCAGAAGGGCAGCATGTGGAAGAGCGACAAAAATGAAAGCTCAGACACAAAAGACCTGCCTTCCTCAAGT GGGATTGCATATGAACCACTGGGACAGCCTCGGGATACTCCACAGTCTGAGAGTAAACCAGCATCTCATCCAGAAGATGTGACCCCAACCAGCTCGTCTTTGAAATCCTCAGGCACCTCTTTGA ACTCACTCAAAGAGGACGCGATTGTCAGCAGTTCTTCCACATCTAGTCCCCTGAAGAAAGTTGCGTTCACAGAGGAAGAGAAGAACTTGCCTGAGCCTCTAGAagacaaaagggaaaaacaagatatat CGGCAGGGAATCAGGAGATTGAGATGAATGTGGATGAAGAGATCAATAGCGCTGGGGTCATCGATGAGCTGTTTGATGAGGAAGACGATAACGAGCAGCGTCCACGGAGCCCCCTAGCAAAGCTTCCCGGACAGGATCGGTTGGAGGATGAAGAGGAGCAGGATGTTGAAGATGATGAGGATCCTCTGAATATTTCCTCGATGTCCCTTCTGACTCCCCTGGCCGAGACAGTGGCTTCTGTGGTCACAAGTCCAGAG TTCTTTCCAAAGGCATCTACCCCAACAAGCACAGCTCGTGAGAAAGGCAAAACGCCAGAAGGGAAAAGACCCACCAGATACCAAAGAGCTCGAGTTCATCGGGCTGAATCGATTGAAAGTGTTGACTCTGTGGCTGATGACCAAAACCTCCTGTACAG CATCGATGCTTATCGATCAACGAGAATTAAGGAAGTAGATCGACCTCACGTTAAGCAAGTGATTGTCCGTAAAGAAGATGTTTCCCAAAAGCTTGAAGAGAACAGGAGTGTAGGCCAAGTGAACATTAAGCAGAAAATGAAG TTTTTTAATAATGAGATCAATATGCAACAGACTGTGATTCATCAGGCCAGCCAAGCTCTGAATTGCTGTGTGGACGAGGAGCATGGGAAAGGATCTCAGGTGGAGGCTGAAGCAGAAAGGCTTCTTCTCATTGCCA cCGAGAGGAGAGCAGCGTTGCTGAAAGAGCTGAATAAACTAAAAGGCGAGGGGCCGTCGGCTCAGAAGAAGACTCCCAGCACATGTAAAGCTCAGGATGCTAGCTGCTCTGCGTCAAAGGGATCCATCTCTCTGTTTGAGTTGCGTCTTCCTCTAAAAGCTGACTTTGTTTGTTCTGCACACAAACCTg AATCGGCaaactattattttttcataatgaTCCGGGCTGGAGCTGAAAATACTGTGGCGACACCCCTAGCATGTACTCAGAATGCTCTGAGTGGAGATGCCCTTAGCTTTCCAACTAAATTCACACT TTCTGATGTCTCCAATGACTTTGAAATAGATGTAGAGATTTATTGCCTG GTGCAAAAGCGAGAACTACCTTCTGACAAGCgcaaaaaagcaaataaatcaaAG GCAATTACTCCCAAGCGACTTCTTACTTCTATTACT aaAAGCAGCCTTCAGACTCcgg TCATGGCCAGCCCTGGAGGACCGAATGCTGTTCGTACCAGTAGTTTTGCCCTTGTTGGATCACACAAGCTGACTCTGACGTCTATTGGGAAAAACAAGTTTGTCCTTGATAAG GTGCCATTTTTGTGCCCTCTGGAAGGTCATATTTACTTAAAACTTCAATGTCAGGTGGGATCATCGATCGAAGAAAGAGGGTTTTTG ACAATGTTTGAAGATGTGAGTGGCTTTGGGGCTTGGCACAGAAGATGGTGTGTTCTCTCCGGCTATTGCATTTCTTATTGGACATACCCAGATGATGAGAAGCGCAag AATCCCATTGGTCGAATAAACCTAGCGAATTGCACCAGCAGGAAGATTGAACCTGCGAACCGGGAATTCTGTGCTCGACCCAATACCTTTGAATTAATCACCGTCAGACCTCAGAGAGAAGAAGACAAAGAGACTCTGGTTAGCCAGTGCAGGAATACGCTGTGTGTTACCAA GAATTGGCTAAGTGCTGACACCAAAGACGAACGTAATTTGTGGATGCAGAAGCTAAACCAGGTTTTAGTTGATCTTCGAATGTGGCAGCCAGACTCCTGCTATAGACCCACCTGA